TTCGACGATGGCGACAGCATCAACCTGCGCTACAGCGTCGATCTCAAGAGCAGCCATCCCTGGGCGGGGATCGCCGGGTTCAACCTGGAATTGTCACGCCACTGGGGATTGCAGGCGGAATATAATCGCGGCGCTCAGTCCGATCGCGTCGTGCTAAGCGCCACTTTTCGGCCCTGACGCGTCAGCTCAGTTTGCGAAATAGCCCTTCAACCAATCACGCAGCACCGTGTCACTTTCGCTGTCAATCTTGACCGCTGTGCCAAGGTCGGGCTGGCCCGGCCAGCCTGCGTCGGCGATGGTGAGGCCCGCCGCGCTGCGTTCCCCCTCATAGCGGGGGATGACATGGAAATGGACATGCGGGTCGACCATCATCAGCATCAGATAGTTGATCTTGGCATAGCCGACCGCGCCGGTCAGCGCCGCCTCGATCGCGGCGGTGACGGTCTTGAGCTCGGCATGGGCCGCGCCGGGCAGGTCGCCGAATGCGGTCGCGTCACTCTTCGCCGCCAGCACCAGCGATCCCAGCGTCGGCTGAGCCGGGCGCAGCAGCACGACCCAATGGTCGAACTCCGCGATCAGCGTCGCGGGCCAGCCGAATTTTTCGATGGTGGCGTTCATGCCGCCGCCTCGGCTTCATCCATCCAGCTGACGATCGGCTGGCCCGAACGATGGACGATATAGGCCTGGCCCAGGCGCACGGCATGGACGACCAGCGAGAGGATCGTCCACCAGGCGAGCGCGATCAGGCCGATGTCGGGCCGGCCGAACAGCAGCGAGACGAACAGGATCACCATGTTCGGGTTGCGGCGCGCGGTGATCAGGCGGAACTGGCTGTCGAACCGCCGCCAGACATGGATGTCCATCTTGAAGTCCTTGAGGAACATCCCCTCGATCAGGCGCTGGAGGATATAGCCCGCGATCACGGCGGTCATGATGAAGGTGAAGGTGCCGGCCGACAGGCCAAGGCCCCAATAGACGAGGCCCGTACCCCAGAAATACCACCAGAATGGCGGGTGGACCAGATCGACGCCATGGTCGATCACATTGCCCCATTTGGACGATGTGATGGTGCAACGGGCCAGCTTGCCGTCCACGGTGTCCAGCACCATGAAGATGAAGCCGCACAGGAAGCCGGTCCAGAACATGCCCTTGGCGAACAGGAAGGTGGCGACCAGGCACAGGGTCACGCCGATCACCGACACCATGTTCGGCGTCATCCGCAACTGCGCGGCGAGTCGCGTCAGGATCAGCGCCAGTTCGGGCCAGAGATATTTGGTGAGCAGGTCGGTAACGCCCTTATAGGCGCCGAAATAGCTTTGCCGCTCGATCGCCTTGCGGGTCTGGGGCACCAGTTCGCGCACCATCGGCTGTTCCAGCTTGCGCAGCTGGCGATTGTAGAGCTTGCGCCCGTCCGACAGGTCGATGAGGCCGCTGGCCTGCATCGGGTCGCTGCCCGCCGGCACCTGGCCGACGATCGGCTGGCCGGCCCAGGCGAAGACCGTCCCGGGCGTTTCCAGCACCAGCCGCAACAGCAGTGGGTCGAACGCATAGGTCAGATTGAAGACCAGTTCATGGCCCGGCGCCAATGTGCTGCCATTCTTGGCCGCGCTTTCGGCCATGCGGCGGTTGCGCTCGGCATTGGACATGCCCCAGATCGGGGTCGCATTGTCGCCAAGCAGGCGGACGGGGCCGAGGGTGGTGCTGATCATCTGCATCATGCCTGTGCCTTCTGCGCAAAATCGAGGATGAGGGCGGCCTGCCGCTGCGAGGCGGGGACCGGGGAGAGATCGATACTATCCTGCATTGCCGCTTCCTGAGCAGCAACGAAGCCCGGTTGCAAGTCCGCCGCCCGATCGAGTGCGCCTTGCAGCGCGTCCATGCTGTCGATCACCTGGCCAAGGCGCCAATGGGCGAAGGCCTGGTCGTCGGGCCAGTCATGATGGTCGAGGTTGAGGAAGATGCAGGGGCGGGGGGTGAGCAGATACTCATAGACCTGACTCGACACATCGCCCAGATAGGCGTCCGCGCTAGTGGTATAGCTCATGTCGATCGACCGCCGGCTGCCCATGTCGATCCGGATATGCGGGCTGTCGCTGTGGATCGGCGGTACGTGGCGGGCCATTTTTACATGCGGTGCGATGATCACGTTCCAGCCCTGCAACGCTTCGAG
The sequence above is drawn from the Sphingobium sp. AP49 genome and encodes:
- a CDS encoding HIT family protein, which encodes MNATIEKFGWPATLIAEFDHWVVLLRPAQPTLGSLVLAAKSDATAFGDLPGAAHAELKTVTAAIEAALTGAVGYAKINYLMLMMVDPHVHFHVIPRYEGERSAAGLTIADAGWPGQPDLGTAVKIDSESDTVLRDWLKGYFAN
- a CDS encoding CDP-alcohol phosphatidyltransferase family protein — encoded protein: MMQMISTTLGPVRLLGDNATPIWGMSNAERNRRMAESAAKNGSTLAPGHELVFNLTYAFDPLLLRLVLETPGTVFAWAGQPIVGQVPAGSDPMQASGLIDLSDGRKLYNRQLRKLEQPMVRELVPQTRKAIERQSYFGAYKGVTDLLTKYLWPELALILTRLAAQLRMTPNMVSVIGVTLCLVATFLFAKGMFWTGFLCGFIFMVLDTVDGKLARCTITSSKWGNVIDHGVDLVHPPFWWYFWGTGLVYWGLGLSAGTFTFIMTAVIAGYILQRLIEGMFLKDFKMDIHVWRRFDSQFRLITARRNPNMVILFVSLLFGRPDIGLIALAWWTILSLVVHAVRLGQAYIVHRSGQPIVSWMDEAEAAA